GAACTAGTTTCGAACAGAGTAGAAGAAGCTACGTTTAGGATAAATCCTGGCATTGGACATGGAGAGCATCCTGGAACTACGACGGGCGGACACGGATCCAAATTTGGAATAGATCCGGAAACTGCGCTAAAATTGTACACGAGAGCAAAAGAATTAGGCATTAGGAAATTTGGCATCCACATGATGGTTGGTTCTAATAATACCGATGCAGATCTAATGCTCACTTTTTACAAAAAATTCTTTGATATGGCATCGGAGATCGAAAAAACCGCACATTTGCAATTTTCTTACATCGATATAGGCGGTGGCTTCGGTGTTCCGTACAATGATGAACAGAGATCGCTTGACATTAAAAAACTTGGCAGCGGATTAAAGGAACTGGTAGATCAATACGGTATTGAAAGACTTTTTATTGAACCAGGCAGATACATCGTTGCAGATGCTGGCATCCTAGTTGGAAAAGTTTATGACGTTTACAATGGCTTTGTGGGTACCGATATTGGTATGAACATAAATATTAGGCATGCCCTATACGGCGCAGAACATAGATTTTATGCGCTAACGGGAAGATCAGATGAAGCCGAATACATAGTGACTGGACAAATATGTGAAAATACTGACGTAACCGGCAGGCTTACGGGAAAAGTTCAAATTGGGGACCTTGTGGCAATGTACGACGCGGGTGCTTATATATATTCGATGAGTTCGAATTACAACGGAAGATTCAGACCCACAGAAGTGATCGTTGATCATGATGGAGTTTATAGGATCAGGAGAAGAGAAACTGTGAACGACATTTTGGCAACAGTAACCGGCATGGAGAAGGTAAATGTCTGACGTTGTATGATGAAATATTATAGAACAAAAGTAAGGTCTCCATTTTCATAAGATTTATATATGTATAAAGAAATGTCATAATAAGTCTGACCATGAGCTCTTATATAGAAAGGATTGAAGCTTATAACTTTAAATCCTTCAGAAAAAAGAAAACAATATACTTTTCGAGAGGGCTTAACGTGATAAGCGGCCCGAATGGCAGTGGCAAGAGCAATATAGGCGATATGCTTTTATTCGTTCTTGGGACTAAATCTATACACTCGGTGAGGGCCGATAAACTCTCGGATCTCATATCGAAAGATTCAGGGAACACATGCTACGTTATAGTTACCTTTAAAAATGATGAAGGTAAATCTCTTGAGATTTCTCGTAGACTTGTTATCGAAGATGAACCTAAATCATATTACTATGTAAATGGTACGAAGGCACGTCAATCAGACGTTGAAGACGCTTTATCTGCCTTTGGCATAAATTTTGGGACGTACAGCTTCGTCTTGCAGGGCGATATCAATGATTTTGTTGGTATGTCAGGAGTTGAAAGAAGAAAACTCATTGAGCGCATTGCGGGAACTGAACAGTTTGATGTAGAACTAGAAAAGGCTAGAAATGATATAGAGGAGGTTGGAAAGAACTTAGATATACTTTCTTCGATGATAGATATAAAGGGGCAAGAAGTAGAAAAACTTAGAATTGAAAAGGAGAAAAAGGAAAGGTATGATATCCTTTCGAAGAGGTTAAGGGACATAAGGTTTACAGAACTATCTAAGGCTAAAGAAGCAAATGATCGATCTATACAGGCTATCGATAGGCAGGTGGATTCTATAGAAAAGGAAATCGAAAAAAGTAAGGTCCTTATTTCAGACTTGAACTTACGCTACCACAGCATAGAACAGCTTTTATCCGAGGAGACGAAAAAACTAAACGATCTAACCAGTGGAGAGATAAGAACTGTACAAGAAAAATTGAGGTCGCTAGAGATCTCTATCGCCAGCCTGGACAGTAAGATTTCTGAAAAAAAGCTAAGGATGCAGGATATGGCTAAGCAGGAAGCTATTGATGATGCAAGGCGTGAGAAGTATGAGGCAGAAGCCGAAGAGATCAGAAAGTCTTTAGAATCTGAACGGAGAGAAAGGGATAAACTTCAAGAAGAGTTTATAGCTGCAGAAGATGAGTACAATAAACTCGTAGCCGAAGCACAGGAAAAGGAGAAGGAAAATGCAACGTCTAGGGTAAAAACTAAGGACTATCAGGTCAAGATCTCCAAACTTAACGATGAAATAAATAGTTTGAAAGAGAAGCTTGCCGAAATTAACATGGCGATCAAGGGGAAAATAGATAGAATCACTGAATTAGAAGAGAGAATGGAAGATATTGGGCTAAAAGTAAAAGCAGATGAATGGAAGCTTTCTCAGAATGCTGAAGATCTATCGAAGTACAGAGACAGGTACTATAAACTTAAGTCAGAGTACGATGAGATTCAGGAAAAAATATCAAAATTAAGTTCGCAGATCTCTGCGGCCGAGGCAACCGCTCGAGCTTCTGTTCCAAGGCAGATAGATAGGGCATCCCAGGTTGAAGAGATTAAAAAGAATATAAGTGGAGTCGTTGGGCAAATACGTGATCTTATAAGTTATGGAGAGAGATATGCGATAGCTGTAGAAAGCGCAGCATCAGCTAGGCTGAATGCAGTGGTCGTTGATACCGACGTTACGGCAAAGAGATGCATAGAGTATCTTCGTGAGAAGAAGATATCACCAATGACATTTCTTCCGCTGAACAAGATGCGCGCAATGTCAAATTTGTCCGAGCCAGATATATTGTCCAGGGATGCTGGATTCCTTGGCTTCCTCATAGATTTCATTGACTTTGACGATAAATACAGGAATGCTGTATTCTGGGTATTCAGAGATACTGGACTTGTCTCGGACATAGATGCTGGCCGCAGGCTGATGGGTTCAATAAGGCTTGTTTCCCTTGACGGGGATGTATTCGATCCTAGCGGATCAATAACCGGCGGTTTCAGGAGACAGGTACGCCAGCCCGCTAGATCGCCCTCAGAAGATCTGGATTCCATGAAAAAGGAGCTTGCATTTCTTCAATCAGAAAAAGCTAAAATAAAAAAAGAACTAGACGAGGCCCTTCAATCAATGTCAGATGCCTCAAAGAAAACTGGTGAAATTGAGAAGGAAAGGCAGATAATAAATGATGACCTTGCCAAAAACAAGCAAATCCTTAAAGATATAGCATCAGAATTATCGAAGCTGAAGCAGGAAATTGCTGAAAATAAAGAGGAAAAGGAAGCTTTAGAGAAAGACATCTCTGACAGGCAGCTGGATTTACATAAGTATCAAGAAGCATTGAACGACATATACGATGATCTTGGGCAGTCGATAATCGATACTATAGAAAATAGCATGAGGAAGCTCGAAGATTATAGAAAGAAGATATCAGCAATCACCGCCGACATAGAAGTGAAGGAGAAGAGAGTAAGCTTCCTTGACAAAGAGTCGAACAACATAGTACAGCAGAACATAGAATTAGAGATTCAGAGAAAGGCAGTTGAAGATGAAATACATAATATAGAAATCCAGAAAAGGTCAATGGAGGAAGAACTGAAGAAGCACGAATTGTTCCTTAAACAACTCGAAAGCAGCCATAGTGACATAGCATCAAAAATAAAAGACATGGAAAATGAGATGAAGGAGATACGATCCAAAATAGAAGAGATAAATTCTGATGTTGAGATAAAACGTAGCATACTGTCCGAATTAAAGGTAAAGCGTAGCGTTGTCGCTGACAGGAACAGCGCTATAGAAGCTGAGATGCAATCCATCCCAGAACCTACAATGATAGAGGGGGACATTGTACTTGAGAAGAGAAAATGTGAAGCAGACATATCTGCACTCGGAGACATAAACAACGGAGCGATACAAGAGTACGAAGAATCTGTTAAAGCTTACAACGAACTTAAAGACAAGAAGAATAGGCTGGAGCTTGAAAGGAGGAGCCTACAAGATCTGACGGATTCGCTCAATAAAAAGAAGAAGGAGGTATTCGTAAGTACTTTTGAAAAAATAAATGAGAAGATGAACTATGTATATGGTACAATAAATGGTGGTACTGCGAGTCTTGTCCTTAAAGGAGATGATCCTCTAGAATCAGCTGTCGAGGTAAGTGTGACTCCAAAGGACAAGGCAACTGTAAAGATCCAGGCCCTTAGCGGAGGTGAAAAGAGCATAGCTGCTATGTCTTTCATAACTGCTGTCCAGATGCTTATGCCAAGTTCTATTTATTTCTTAGACGAGGTTGATATGTACCTTGATGCTTACAACGCCGAAAGTATGATAAGGCTGATCAGGGAAAAAGCAGGGGAAGCGCAAACAATACTCATATCGCTTAAGGTATCAGTTTTCGAATACGCTGCGAATGCAATAGGTATCACGTCAAGAAATGGAGAGTCCTATATCTTCCAAAAAGACTTAGGTGAAGACAGAAAGGTGCTAGGGAATGAGAGTTGAGGATATACTTGACCAACTGGTTATGCAGTCTAGAGATCAAGATGGCGCAAAATACTATATTAGCCTTATTAACGATATGAGAATTGATAGATCCGTAGATCCTGTAAAATCCATAATACTCGAGATACTATCACTATGTTCGGATGGGCGGATAGATCCGTGGGATGTTGATCTCCTCAAGTTTGCAGAAATCATGAATTCGTTCTTCGGCAATAGCTTTATAGACTTCCAGTTTGCTGGCAAGGCTATTGCCGATGCATGGCGCGTTCTTAGGATAAAGTCTGATATGAGCCCTAAAGAGCAAGATCGGCAAATGAATGATATTGGTTGTGAAGAACCAGAAGACACTGATAATTTCATACCTCAAAATCAAGTAGTTATTCAACTTGTGCCTTCAGTGCTGACACCTCAATCTAGGCCAGTCGTGCTAGTAGATCTTATTGACGAGATAAGAAGGAAGATGTACTCTTCCAGATTGCAAAAGAAAAAGGTAGATGTACACATTGAATTTGATTCGTCAAAGCTAAATCCCGATCGATCTGAAGAAATGATAGAAAAAACCTACAGAGCGATAATAGAATCTGGTAAACAAAAGGTATTCATGTCTGAAATATGGGGCAATACAAGAAGGGAAAGGGCTGTATTTTTCTTATACTCCATGTTTCTGTTTAGAGATGGGCGTATAAGCCTTTCCCAGGAAGAACCCAACGGCGACATACTCATAGAGACAAATGTAATATGAGTCACCGATTGATACGAAGTTTTCTAAAGGCATAAACAGAAACTAGTACAGACCAAGATCCTAGGAGTAGCGCTTCTATTATTTCGGGAATGGATAGACCAACATTTTTTATTGATATAAATTTGAATACGAAGCCTATCCCTATGAATATGTCGATCAGTGATAATATTGAGGCAAGCATACTATATAATTTAACGTAGAATGGAAATAGCCTTGGAATGCTAGCTACGATTATGCCTATTGGAAAGAGTAGGAAATATATCAGAGCAAATATGAGATGATAAGGCGGGTGGTCTTCGTTGAATACTCCTACAAGTGCGAGCGCAATGCCACTTATGATGAGGAGTGCGCCGATCCGTTTTTTAAGTCCAATTTCGAAGAGTGCCATTACGAACAATACGTTGAGAAATCCCTCGACTATTATTCCTAAGTTAAATAGGTAGCCGTACGGATGCACTCCAAGATCGCTAAGGGCATTATGCTGCCATGTGAACCATGGGCTAACCGCCACGTCAATGAATACCAATGAAATTGCAAAGATTGGGCCAACTATTCCGGCCAGAGAAAAATAAGAAATATATTTATTACTAGCCATATGCTGAGATCAATGTTAATATATAATTAAATATTTTCTAAATATTTTCCCATATTTGATATTGTTATTGCAAAAAGTTGCCATGTCTCTTTCCCTAAAGGTTTATGAATAACCAAAAATATTTATAAATAAATTGTTCATGTACACTGTATGGAGGCAAGCCAAACCTCTCTAAAGGTAAACACTCCAAGAGAGATAATTTCGGCATCTATGATTGGCACAATAATTGAATGGTATGGGATATTCATTTTTTCTAGTGGTGCGATTTACATTGCGGACGCTTTTTATCCCACAGTATCCAAATCCGTTGGAATACTTCTCACTCTTCTGACTTTCGCGCTTGGTTTTGTTACTCGTCCAGTTGGTGCTTTTGTTTTTGGCCACTATGGGGATAGACTAGGCAGAAAGAACATGCTCCTGATTACTCTTCTTATTTCTGGGATATCTACCGGGCTTACCGGTGTTATCCCGGATTATGTTTCCATTGGCATATGGGCAATTATTTTGTTGGTGGTGTTAAGACTAATACTTGGATTTGGCCTTGGAGGCGAAAGGGGAGGGGCCATGCTACTTACTCTTGAAAATTTCAAAAGTAAAAGAGGGTTCTGGGCTTCATTCGTGCAATCAACTGTGGGAATAGGACTAATTTTAGGAGTGGTTGCTTTTCTCGTTTTAGAGTTTCTCCTGCCTTCAAGTGCTATGTATTCTTATGGCTGGAGAATCCCGTTTTTACTGAGTTTTGTTATAGTTGTAATAGGTTTGCTGATTCGATATAGGATCAAGGAGACGCCCATATTCGAGGCAGCAAAGAGAGAGAAGCAGATATCTGGATTACCTGCGAAACAACTTTTTAAAAGAAACTGGAAAGAGGTCATTGCTGGGACGATTCTCGCCGGATCAAGTGGTAACTTCTTCTATTTTGCCATAGGTCTTCTACCGGTAATTTTTGAGAGCACTAAAGTTATAACGATTGATGAGGGTCTTGTTGCGACATTTATATTCGCCGTAGCCGACATAATTTTCGTATTTGTTGGGGGGATTGTTTCAGATCGTTATGGAAGACGCCCTATCCTCCTTATGGCAAATGCAATAGCATTGGTACTCCTTTATCCAGCCATATATCTAGTAAGCCCAATTGAGTTCTCAGCGATACTTGCATTGTTCGGACTTGCCCATGGGTTAAGCTATTCTCCCCTGGGTGCTTTAATTTCTGAAATATTTCCAACTAATGTACGATATTCAGGCAACTCAATGAGCTATCAATTTGGAAACGCTTTTATTGGCGGACCTGCCCCATATGCCTCAGATCTTCTAGGGAGTGTATTTTACCCATTATATCCCGTATTTACCCTTATATTCATCATAATTGCGTTTGGTGTAATTGTTAAGTCAAAGGAAACGAAGAATAATTCCCTTGAGGTGACAACTGCCGTAAATTGACTCCGTTGAGAGACTATAGGTGAGTCCAAAGGGATCGAAAAACCGTTTGTGTCCGCCGTTCTTTTAGATTCCAAGTGAAAGTTTATGTCGCCTTAGGGATTTTTCTATATAAGGTCTGTTGCTGGGTTGATTACCCGGTGAAAAATAATATTGAGACAGGCCTGTTAAACTTCTTCTTCAGCTCTTCGGGATCTACGCTTATTCTCTTTGCTTGGTGCCCCATATCCTGATCCTCCAGGTGTCATAGCTATCACTTCATCATTCTCATTCAGTTCCACAATGCACTTGCTAGGGCACTTCACTCTTTTGCCATCAGAATGCACAATAAATAAAGCCCCGGTCTTTCCGGTTCCACCGCCCATAAGTGCATATGGAGGTATCTTGAACCTATCTGCTATGACAGAAAGCGTGGAGGGTTTTAGCACTCTGAATGATCTTATTATGCCGTCACCGCCTTTCATCAGCCCCTTTCCCCCGCTACCTCTCCTGAGGGTATATGATGTGAAGAACAGGGGATACTCACGTTCAGCCACTTCTATTGGCGTATTGAGAGTATTGGTCATGTTACTGTGAACACCTGAAACTCCAGGACGAATCCTGCTTGCACCATTACCTCCCCCAATTGTTTCATAGTATGTCCAGTATGTCCCATTCCCTCTGTCCCCGCCCAGCATTATGTTAAACATGGTACCGGAAGAAGCGGAAGGAATAGCTCCAGGTATGCAATCACTGAGGGCATGAAGTACAACGTCAGCAAT
This genomic stretch from Thermoplasma volcanium GSS1 harbors:
- a CDS encoding MFS transporter codes for the protein MEASQTSLKVNTPREIISASMIGTIIEWYGIFIFSSGAIYIADAFYPTVSKSVGILLTLLTFALGFVTRPVGAFVFGHYGDRLGRKNMLLITLLISGISTGLTGVIPDYVSIGIWAIILLVVLRLILGFGLGGERGGAMLLTLENFKSKRGFWASFVQSTVGIGLILGVVAFLVLEFLLPSSAMYSYGWRIPFLLSFVIVVIGLLIRYRIKETPIFEAAKREKQISGLPAKQLFKRNWKEVIAGTILAGSSGNFFYFAIGLLPVIFESTKVITIDEGLVATFIFAVADIIFVFVGGIVSDRYGRRPILLMANAIALVLLYPAIYLVSPIEFSAILALFGLAHGLSYSPLGALISEIFPTNVRYSGNSMSYQFGNAFIGGPAPYASDLLGSVFYPLYPVFTLIFIIIAFGVIVKSKETKNNSLEVTTAVN
- a CDS encoding DUF998 domain-containing protein gives rise to the protein MASNKYISYFSLAGIVGPIFAISLVFIDVAVSPWFTWQHNALSDLGVHPYGYLFNLGIIVEGFLNVLFVMALFEIGLKKRIGALLIISGIALALVGVFNEDHPPYHLIFALIYFLLFPIGIIVASIPRLFPFYVKLYSMLASILSLIDIFIGIGFVFKFISIKNVGLSIPEIIEALLLGSWSVLVSVYAFRKLRINR
- a CDS encoding segregation and condensation protein A encodes the protein MRVEDILDQLVMQSRDQDGAKYYISLINDMRIDRSVDPVKSIILEILSLCSDGRIDPWDVDLLKFAEIMNSFFGNSFIDFQFAGKAIADAWRVLRIKSDMSPKEQDRQMNDIGCEEPEDTDNFIPQNQVVIQLVPSVLTPQSRPVVLVDLIDEIRRKMYSSRLQKKKVDVHIEFDSSKLNPDRSEEMIEKTYRAIIESGKQKVFMSEIWGNTRRERAVFFLYSMFLFRDGRISLSQEEPNGDILIETNVI
- the lysA gene encoding diaminopimelate decarboxylase produces the protein MENDNPFVWNGDDMLVEGYSVKAIVETFGTPVIIYSAPRIVKNVSSLFGAMPKVTKCFYSVKANSNPNLVRLIGRQGCGSEVTSLGEIQIAMISSIDPDDILFTPNNVSKEEMDFALDRGIKITFNSPGQFELVSNRVEEATFRINPGIGHGEHPGTTTGGHGSKFGIDPETALKLYTRAKELGIRKFGIHMMVGSNNTDADLMLTFYKKFFDMASEIEKTAHLQFSYIDIGGGFGVPYNDEQRSLDIKKLGSGLKELVDQYGIERLFIEPGRYIVADAGILVGKVYDVYNGFVGTDIGMNINIRHALYGAEHRFYALTGRSDEAEYIVTGQICENTDVTGRLTGKVQIGDLVAMYDAGAYIYSMSSNYNGRFRPTEVIVDHDGVYRIRRRETVNDILATVTGMEKVNV
- the smc gene encoding chromosome segregation protein SMC; translated protein: MSSYIERIEAYNFKSFRKKKTIYFSRGLNVISGPNGSGKSNIGDMLLFVLGTKSIHSVRADKLSDLISKDSGNTCYVIVTFKNDEGKSLEISRRLVIEDEPKSYYYVNGTKARQSDVEDALSAFGINFGTYSFVLQGDINDFVGMSGVERRKLIERIAGTEQFDVELEKARNDIEEVGKNLDILSSMIDIKGQEVEKLRIEKEKKERYDILSKRLRDIRFTELSKAKEANDRSIQAIDRQVDSIEKEIEKSKVLISDLNLRYHSIEQLLSEETKKLNDLTSGEIRTVQEKLRSLEISIASLDSKISEKKLRMQDMAKQEAIDDARREKYEAEAEEIRKSLESERRERDKLQEEFIAAEDEYNKLVAEAQEKEKENATSRVKTKDYQVKISKLNDEINSLKEKLAEINMAIKGKIDRITELEERMEDIGLKVKADEWKLSQNAEDLSKYRDRYYKLKSEYDEIQEKISKLSSQISAAEATARASVPRQIDRASQVEEIKKNISGVVGQIRDLISYGERYAIAVESAASARLNAVVVDTDVTAKRCIEYLREKKISPMTFLPLNKMRAMSNLSEPDILSRDAGFLGFLIDFIDFDDKYRNAVFWVFRDTGLVSDIDAGRRLMGSIRLVSLDGDVFDPSGSITGGFRRQVRQPARSPSEDLDSMKKELAFLQSEKAKIKKELDEALQSMSDASKKTGEIEKERQIINDDLAKNKQILKDIASELSKLKQEIAENKEEKEALEKDISDRQLDLHKYQEALNDIYDDLGQSIIDTIENSMRKLEDYRKKISAITADIEVKEKRVSFLDKESNNIVQQNIELEIQRKAVEDEIHNIEIQKRSMEEELKKHELFLKQLESSHSDIASKIKDMENEMKEIRSKIEEINSDVEIKRSILSELKVKRSVVADRNSAIEAEMQSIPEPTMIEGDIVLEKRKCEADISALGDINNGAIQEYEESVKAYNELKDKKNRLELERRSLQDLTDSLNKKKKEVFVSTFEKINEKMNYVYGTINGGTASLVLKGDDPLESAVEVSVTPKDKATVKIQALSGGEKSIAAMSFITAVQMLMPSSIYFLDEVDMYLDAYNAESMIRLIREKAGEAQTILISLKVSVFEYAANAIGITSRNGESYIFQKDLGEDRKVLGNES